The Actinomycetota bacterium genome contains a region encoding:
- a CDS encoding CoA transferase, whose translation MPGALDGIRILDLSWGVAGPLGVMLLADLGADVIKVEPPGGDPFRDAPGSPVWHRSRRSVVLDLKQAEGKEAFLKLCDTADVLVEAFSPGTMAALGLSYDELSARCPRLIYASVPAYPEGHRYAARPGWDALVQARSGAQYEQPAWRPGPAHLHMQIPSMGACFLLASAILAALTAREDSGKGQQVSTSLYQGVLAYTTMLWQDVEHLNAPDSLVMAKTYPPGVHQVSIYECANGEWMHANVNVGRVATRTMEEILGVAPVDQARFMTDLAYRAEHQQVLREAFITRDRAQLCEEFFEAGVGADPILTAVEGFAYPQTRANNMVVSVADPEFGQMEQYGIPAVLSETPGAVQGGRPGVGEHSRKILSELGYDDSTLDRLTADGVI comes from the coding sequence ATGCCTGGAGCGTTGGACGGAATCCGAATTCTGGATCTGAGTTGGGGAGTGGCAGGGCCCTTGGGAGTCATGCTGCTGGCCGACCTGGGTGCAGATGTCATCAAGGTGGAGCCGCCCGGCGGCGACCCATTCCGTGACGCCCCAGGTTCGCCGGTGTGGCATCGCAGCCGCCGCTCAGTTGTCCTTGACCTCAAGCAGGCTGAAGGCAAAGAAGCCTTCCTGAAGCTGTGCGATACGGCTGATGTCCTGGTCGAGGCGTTCTCCCCTGGCACGATGGCAGCACTTGGCCTGTCCTACGACGAGCTTTCTGCCCGCTGCCCCCGACTCATCTACGCATCAGTCCCGGCCTACCCCGAAGGCCACCGATACGCCGCGCGCCCCGGATGGGATGCCCTCGTTCAGGCGCGCTCGGGAGCTCAATACGAGCAGCCAGCCTGGCGGCCAGGACCGGCGCATCTGCACATGCAGATCCCGAGCATGGGCGCCTGCTTCCTGCTTGCCAGCGCCATCCTGGCCGCGCTCACGGCACGTGAGGACAGCGGCAAGGGCCAGCAGGTGAGCACCTCGCTCTACCAGGGGGTTTTGGCGTACACCACGATGCTGTGGCAGGACGTGGAGCACCTGAACGCCCCCGATTCGCTTGTGATGGCTAAGACCTACCCACCCGGAGTGCACCAGGTTTCGATCTATGAGTGCGCCAACGGTGAATGGATGCATGCCAACGTGAATGTCGGTCGCGTCGCCACTCGCACGATGGAGGAGATCCTTGGCGTGGCGCCAGTCGATCAGGCGCGCTTCATGACCGATCTGGCGTACCGAGCAGAGCATCAGCAGGTCCTGCGGGAGGCCTTCATCACGCGGGATCGCGCACAACTGTGCGAGGAGTTCTTCGAGGCCGGTGTCGGGGCCGATCCGATCCTCACAGCCGTCGAGGGTTTCGCCTATCCGCAGACGCGTGCCAACAACATGGTGGTCTCGGTGGCAGACCCCGAGTTCGGCCAGATGGAGCAGTACGGCATTCCCGCCGTGCTCTCAGAAACCCCCGGTGCTGTCCAAGGCGGTCGTCCTGGGGTAGGCGAGCACTCACGCAAGATCCTCTCGGAACTCGGTTACGACGACTCCACGCTGGATCGGCTCACAGCCGACGGCGTGATCTGA
- a CDS encoding diguanylate cyclase has protein sequence MPTSTDINAPAELSSRELAEFRWDVAKRETPWIAGAGAAVTFVLGMLNALIGVTPSFKENSPVLIASVIVAAVSLVIGRDWVPARSVPWITAATSVILVCSLQLQEGLYLPPTGLVYALIVMGAFAPLILDYRAALIAGIPMLIGCAWVASRITPPAFVDWFMVSLAAFFIGIVLLWLRMRGIDALANALAHEKNLAKIDPLSGMLNRRGLESLTPQLMKLAESQQQPVFALFVDIDGMKDVNDLHGHDFGDQVIIATANAIAAAVRPDDLIARWGGDEFVILGIGDPWPPEALNQRIDAILMQGDINAQKWPGAVTVGGAITAPTVSTFEELMRQADRDMYARRAQHRSHDAS, from the coding sequence ATGCCGACCTCAACCGACATCAACGCTCCTGCAGAGCTCAGCTCACGAGAGCTCGCTGAGTTCCGCTGGGACGTCGCCAAACGCGAAACCCCATGGATTGCTGGCGCCGGAGCCGCCGTGACCTTTGTGCTGGGCATGCTGAACGCGCTCATCGGCGTCACTCCTTCGTTCAAGGAGAACTCGCCAGTACTCATCGCCTCAGTCATCGTCGCAGCCGTATCGCTCGTCATCGGTCGCGATTGGGTACCCGCGCGCAGCGTTCCTTGGATTACGGCCGCAACTTCGGTCATCCTCGTCTGCTCCCTGCAACTGCAAGAGGGGCTGTATCTGCCGCCGACAGGCTTGGTCTATGCACTCATCGTGATGGGTGCATTCGCGCCTCTGATCTTGGACTACCGGGCTGCTCTCATCGCAGGCATCCCCATGTTGATCGGTTGCGCCTGGGTCGCATCACGCATCACTCCCCCGGCATTTGTCGACTGGTTCATGGTTTCACTTGCCGCGTTCTTCATCGGAATCGTCCTGCTGTGGCTACGCATGCGTGGCATTGACGCGCTTGCCAATGCACTGGCGCATGAGAAGAACCTGGCAAAGATTGACCCGTTGTCGGGCATGCTCAACAGGCGAGGCCTGGAATCACTCACTCCACAGCTGATGAAGCTCGCGGAGTCCCAACAGCAGCCGGTCTTCGCGCTTTTCGTTGATATCGACGGAATGAAAGACGTCAATGACCTACACGGCCACGACTTCGGCGATCAAGTCATCATTGCCACCGCCAATGCGATTGCGGCGGCGGTACGGCCAGACGATCTCATCGCCCGGTGGGGCGGCGATGAATTCGTGATTCTCGGCATCGGCGATCCCTGGCCGCCCGAAGCACTCAATCAGCGCATTGACGCAATCCTCATGCAAGGTGACATCAACGCTCAGAAGTGGCCCGGTGCAGTCACAGTAGGCGGCGCGATTACTGCCCCCACGGTGAGCACCTTCGAAGAGTTGATGCGGCAGGCCGATCGGGACATGTACGCGCGACGCGCACAACACCGATCACACGATGCTTCTTAA
- the dnaE gene encoding DNA polymerase III subunit alpha, producing MALQWPHLRVASSYSMRYGTATPHRIIERAAADGHRIIALTDRDGISGAVQWVRACMSAGIAPVVGVDLAVIPTVVDASVTHVPRGSTRQRAYAVEELPRVVFLALGSIAGWASLCQLISAAHANVQKYSTPVLEAADVLAHHSGVVTLLGPDSELGSHLLHGRLRAAEQTLLHWRSITGSGLAIAIGNHRRPRGQAWSALHAARMWEWGRAHGARVIFTSNARYLDAHDARTADILDATRRMTRVKSLRLLMNNGQATLDSPADLDIRVQEVAQLVGIAPALMHRDTWLLMEACALDPARDIGLGSVFVPEFDVITGASASDDVAAAQSLLTARCQQSIPSRYPSTADHSRARLRLDEELQAIQTLGFAGYFLTVAEVVDLIRERGVRVAARGSGAGSLVTYLLGINDVDPLAHNLVFERFLSTLRTELPDIDIDVESARRLEVYDLIYERFGASRVACVSMMETYKVRQAIRDVGAALGMDASDIDNFAKSFPHIRARNARSALADLPELQSSQLGVLVAQGRLDGFLDRVEALDGLPRLMALHPCGVLLSDTSLLERTPIQSSAAGYPMSQFDKDDVEHMGLLKLDVLGVRMQSSIAFALDEIARTQEVAVDLSTVPLDDPATFALIQSTRTLGCFQIESPGQRELIGKFAPETFNDLIIDISLFRPGPVKSDMITPFLKSRHGWDLPHFIHPDLQPILQETEGVVIFHEQVMRIVEVMTGCSLAEADEIRRAMSTTEAIDATRVWFYPKALQRGYSLATVEEIWEVLKSFASFGFCKAHAAAFALPTYQSAWLKTHYPAAFYAGILTHDPGMYPKRLLLADARNFGIQILGLHINISSDSYQVERTPQGEGVRMPFTEVKGISEDEVARLIHGQPYSGLSDAWQRGGISRPILEHLVLLGAFDALYGININHLTRPSTQVSRRDLLVHIEQMARHPVHVSSGQLCLDTAGDISDVPVSGWPEITPNWAVRTELELLGLDVTKHVMDSYRALLTELGVTPAADLLTCHSEQEVLIAGVKVATQTPAVRGGKRVVFLTLDDGTGPSDATFFSDAQTPYANTVFQSWMLVVRGHVRRTGARGVSIRATGAWELGALDRQWRTGGIDQIRERLMHERAVPVEQRSGRPHVFPTGYQLSPYADVQPAGPTGKLYHSSQGSSGR from the coding sequence ATGGCACTGCAGTGGCCCCATCTTCGAGTGGCCTCGAGCTACTCAATGCGGTACGGCACAGCAACCCCGCATCGCATTATTGAGCGAGCAGCTGCCGATGGTCACCGGATCATCGCCCTGACCGATCGCGATGGCATCTCTGGTGCAGTGCAGTGGGTGCGCGCCTGCATGAGTGCCGGCATTGCTCCAGTCGTCGGTGTCGATCTCGCTGTGATCCCCACAGTTGTCGACGCCTCTGTTACCCACGTTCCGCGCGGCAGCACCCGGCAGAGGGCCTACGCAGTTGAAGAACTCCCGCGCGTGGTGTTTCTAGCCCTTGGCTCCATTGCCGGTTGGGCCAGCTTGTGTCAGTTGATCTCAGCTGCCCACGCCAATGTCCAGAAGTACAGCACTCCAGTGCTCGAAGCCGCCGATGTGCTGGCTCATCACTCAGGTGTGGTGACCCTGCTTGGCCCTGACTCCGAACTCGGCAGCCATCTGCTGCATGGTCGCTTGCGCGCCGCTGAGCAGACCCTGCTGCACTGGCGTTCGATCACCGGGTCAGGGCTTGCCATTGCCATCGGCAATCACCGCCGCCCGCGTGGACAGGCGTGGTCGGCCTTGCATGCGGCCCGGATGTGGGAGTGGGGGCGCGCGCATGGGGCTCGGGTGATCTTTACGTCCAATGCGCGGTATCTGGATGCTCACGATGCCCGCACTGCCGACATCTTGGACGCCACCCGACGCATGACACGGGTCAAGAGTCTGCGGCTGCTGATGAACAACGGGCAGGCCACTTTGGACTCCCCTGCCGATCTTGACATCCGAGTGCAGGAGGTCGCGCAGCTCGTTGGCATCGCTCCAGCACTCATGCACCGCGATACCTGGTTGTTGATGGAGGCGTGCGCATTGGACCCCGCTCGTGACATCGGGCTTGGTTCAGTCTTTGTTCCGGAGTTCGATGTCATCACTGGCGCGTCTGCAAGCGACGACGTTGCGGCCGCGCAGTCCTTGCTCACTGCGCGCTGCCAGCAGAGCATCCCCTCGCGATATCCCTCGACTGCTGATCACAGTCGCGCTCGCCTTCGTCTCGACGAAGAATTGCAAGCCATCCAGACCCTTGGCTTTGCTGGCTATTTCCTGACCGTGGCTGAAGTGGTGGACCTGATTCGAGAACGCGGAGTACGAGTGGCGGCTCGCGGCTCTGGCGCGGGCAGCCTGGTCACCTATCTCCTTGGCATCAATGACGTTGATCCACTGGCCCATAACCTTGTCTTCGAACGCTTCCTTTCCACCCTGCGCACTGAGCTTCCCGATATCGACATCGATGTTGAGTCAGCGCGACGCCTTGAGGTCTACGACCTGATCTACGAACGCTTCGGCGCCTCCCGGGTGGCCTGCGTTTCGATGATGGAGACCTACAAGGTGCGGCAAGCGATCCGCGATGTAGGTGCGGCGCTGGGCATGGACGCGTCTGACATCGATAACTTCGCAAAGTCCTTTCCACATATTCGCGCGCGTAATGCGCGCTCAGCTCTTGCTGATCTGCCTGAGTTGCAAAGCAGTCAACTCGGAGTGTTAGTGGCTCAAGGCAGACTCGATGGCTTCCTTGATCGAGTTGAAGCACTCGATGGTCTGCCTCGCCTGATGGCACTGCATCCATGCGGAGTGCTGCTCTCTGACACCAGCCTGCTCGAACGCACGCCAATTCAATCCAGCGCAGCGGGCTACCCCATGAGCCAGTTCGACAAGGATGACGTCGAACACATGGGCTTGCTCAAACTCGATGTCCTGGGCGTGCGCATGCAATCCTCAATCGCCTTTGCCCTTGATGAGATCGCTCGCACTCAAGAAGTCGCTGTCGACCTGAGCACTGTGCCCCTTGATGACCCAGCAACCTTTGCGCTCATCCAGTCAACGCGCACCCTTGGCTGCTTCCAGATCGAATCCCCCGGGCAACGAGAACTGATCGGCAAGTTCGCCCCGGAAACCTTCAACGATCTGATCATCGACATCTCGCTGTTTCGTCCAGGACCAGTCAAGAGCGACATGATCACGCCCTTCTTGAAGTCTCGTCATGGCTGGGATCTGCCGCATTTCATTCACCCTGACCTCCAACCCATCCTGCAGGAGACTGAGGGCGTGGTGATCTTCCACGAACAGGTGATGCGCATCGTAGAAGTCATGACGGGTTGCTCACTGGCCGAGGCAGATGAGATCCGCCGCGCAATGAGCACGACCGAGGCCATTGATGCCACGCGTGTGTGGTTCTACCCAAAAGCACTGCAGCGCGGCTACAGCCTTGCCACAGTAGAGGAGATCTGGGAGGTCCTGAAATCCTTTGCCTCCTTTGGATTCTGCAAGGCACATGCCGCTGCGTTCGCATTGCCGACCTATCAATCCGCCTGGTTGAAGACCCACTACCCAGCCGCGTTCTACGCCGGGATTCTCACGCACGATCCCGGGATGTACCCCAAGCGCCTACTGCTGGCTGATGCCCGAAATTTCGGCATCCAGATCCTGGGACTCCACATCAACATCTCCAGTGACAGCTACCAGGTCGAACGCACCCCGCAGGGTGAAGGTGTGCGCATGCCCTTCACCGAGGTCAAGGGCATCAGTGAGGACGAGGTCGCGCGGCTGATCCATGGTCAGCCGTACTCCGGCTTGTCAGATGCCTGGCAGCGCGGCGGCATCAGCCGACCGATCCTTGAACACCTCGTACTGCTGGGTGCTTTCGATGCGCTGTACGGCATCAACATCAATCACCTCACTCGCCCTTCCACTCAAGTCAGCAGACGCGATCTCCTGGTGCACATCGAGCAGATGGCCCGACATCCCGTGCACGTGAGCTCTGGGCAACTCTGCTTGGACACTGCAGGGGATATCAGCGATGTCCCCGTTTCTGGCTGGCCAGAGATCACCCCCAACTGGGCAGTTCGCACCGAGCTGGAACTGCTCGGACTGGATGTCACCAAGCATGTGATGGACAGCTACCGAGCCCTGCTCACTGAACTGGGAGTCACGCCAGCAGCTGATCTGCTCACCTGCCACTCCGAGCAAGAGGTGCTCATTGCTGGCGTGAAGGTCGCTACCCAGACTCCCGCTGTTCGAGGAGGCAAGCGAGTGGTCTTCTTGACCCTTGACGACGGCACTGGCCCCTCTGATGCAACCTTCTTCTCCGACGCTCAAACCCCTTACGCCAACACGGTTTTCCAGTCCTGGATGCTCGTAGTGCGCGGACATGTGCGTCGCACTGGAGCCCGTGGTGTCTCTATTCGCGCAACTGGAGCCTGGGAACTTGGCGCCCTTGACCGTCAGTGGCGTACCGGAGGCATCGATCAGATTCGCGAACGTCTGATGCATGAGAGGGCAGTTCCGGTGGAACAGCGCAGTGGCCGGCCCCATGTATTTCCCACGGGCTACCAGCTCTCGCCATACGCCGATGTCCAGCCCGCCGGCCCGACCGGAAAGCTGTATCACTCAAGCCAGGGCAGCAGTGGTCGGTGA
- a CDS encoding helix-turn-helix domain-containing protein gives MTVTAQAPVSRRADAHLRRDAELNRRKILDAAREVFAERGVEAPLDEVARHAEVGIATLYRRFPTRDDLIVAAFQEKMEAWADAVEHALTEPDPCVAFPTYIRLICDMQAADRGFTDVLTMRFPMAPDIEAARDRGTAGFMELMQRTQAAGGLRSDFAAEDFIFLLMANAGVINAAGTAAPAARRRLISYLLQAFGAEDIGTLPPSPGQDATLEAMQRMPHAKRAEH, from the coding sequence ATGACCGTAACAGCGCAGGCACCTGTATCGCGGAGAGCCGACGCTCATCTAAGGCGAGATGCCGAGTTGAATCGTCGCAAGATTCTTGATGCCGCGCGCGAAGTGTTCGCCGAGCGTGGAGTGGAAGCTCCCCTTGATGAAGTTGCTCGCCATGCCGAGGTCGGCATTGCCACCCTGTATCGCCGATTTCCCACCCGTGATGACCTGATCGTGGCGGCCTTCCAGGAGAAGATGGAAGCCTGGGCCGATGCGGTAGAGCATGCGCTCACTGAACCTGACCCCTGCGTGGCCTTTCCTACCTACATTCGATTGATCTGTGACATGCAGGCGGCTGATCGTGGTTTCACCGATGTCTTGACCATGCGCTTTCCGATGGCCCCCGATATTGAGGCAGCGCGCGATCGCGGAACCGCTGGGTTCATGGAACTGATGCAGCGCACCCAGGCCGCCGGCGGACTGCGATCAGATTTCGCGGCCGAGGATTTCATCTTTCTCCTGATGGCCAATGCCGGCGTGATCAATGCCGCCGGTACAGCAGCCCCCGCGGCCCGCCGGCGACTCATCAGCTATCTGCTTCAGGCATTCGGCGCCGAAGACATCGGTACCTTGCCACCTTCACCGGGACAAGACGCCACCTTGGAAGCCATGCAGCGCATGCCGCATGCCAAGCGCGCTGAGCACTGA
- a CDS encoding cold-shock protein has translation MAQGTVKWFNAEKGFGFIEQADGGPDVFVHYSAIDSDGYRSLDENQTVEFEITQGPKGPQADKVRVV, from the coding sequence ATGGCTCAAGGAACCGTGAAGTGGTTCAACGCTGAAAAGGGCTTCGGCTTCATCGAGCAGGCTGATGGTGGCCCCGATGTTTTCGTCCACTACTCAGCAATCGATTCTGACGGCTACCGCTCGTTGGATGAGAACCAGACCGTGGAGTTCGAGATCACGCAGGGACCAAAGGGTCCTCAGGCCGACAAGGTCCGCGTCGTCTAA
- a CDS encoding CoA transferase, producing MPGPLDGVLVLDLGQFLAGPYAPMILSDLGATVIKVEPTRGDSMRYGAPFIGCQRGKLDLALDLKQPEAAEIVLRLAEKADVLHHNMTKGTATRLGVDYDQVTARNPEIVYCNTYAYGYEGPMSISGGIDPLYQAVIGLEYEAGGTQHGNPPMYIRFGMCDTANAFASVVGVLSALYHRKKTGKGQDVWTSLLNGGAMFMSELALLADGSAAPTRPSLDKELTGLSPCYRLYKTQEGWIQVAATTAQEWASLCALLGKPEFGSDPRFASFAARAAARAEIEPHFEAAFDTRTALVWAQLFDAQGVPAEIAVDTRNGDAVLHDGDNERLGLVASYDHPMLGHMTQFGRLMDFSDTPTGDFGPPPMLGQHSRAILSRFGWSESEIDGLIERGVVYQAAEGVPYPWPL from the coding sequence ATGCCCGGACCACTTGATGGCGTCCTCGTTCTTGACCTCGGCCAGTTCCTGGCCGGCCCCTATGCGCCGATGATCCTCTCTGACCTTGGCGCGACCGTGATCAAGGTTGAGCCCACTCGAGGTGACTCGATGCGCTACGGAGCACCCTTCATCGGCTGCCAGCGCGGAAAGCTGGATCTCGCCTTGGATCTCAAGCAGCCCGAGGCCGCGGAGATCGTGCTTCGACTCGCTGAGAAGGCCGATGTTCTGCACCACAACATGACCAAGGGAACTGCGACCCGGCTCGGGGTCGACTATGACCAGGTGACCGCGCGCAATCCGGAGATCGTGTACTGCAATACCTATGCCTACGGCTACGAGGGGCCGATGTCGATCAGCGGTGGGATCGATCCGCTGTATCAGGCGGTTATCGGCTTGGAGTATGAAGCCGGTGGCACCCAGCACGGCAACCCGCCGATGTACATCCGCTTCGGCATGTGCGACACCGCCAATGCCTTCGCATCAGTGGTGGGCGTGCTCAGTGCGCTCTATCACCGCAAGAAGACGGGCAAGGGACAGGATGTGTGGACCTCGCTGCTGAATGGCGGGGCCATGTTCATGTCGGAGCTAGCGCTGCTGGCCGACGGCTCCGCAGCGCCGACGCGTCCAAGTCTGGACAAGGAGCTCACCGGCCTCTCGCCCTGCTACCGCCTCTACAAGACGCAGGAGGGCTGGATCCAGGTCGCGGCGACCACCGCGCAGGAGTGGGCAAGCCTTTGCGCCCTGCTGGGCAAGCCCGAATTCGGCTCGGATCCGCGCTTTGCGAGCTTTGCCGCGCGGGCAGCTGCCCGCGCTGAGATCGAGCCACATTTCGAGGCCGCCTTCGACACCCGCACTGCACTGGTCTGGGCACAGTTGTTCGACGCGCAGGGAGTGCCTGCCGAGATAGCCGTCGACACGCGCAATGGGGATGCGGTCCTGCATGACGGCGACAATGAGCGCTTGGGCCTGGTGGCGTCCTATGACCACCCAATGCTGGGGCACATGACCCAGTTCGGCCGGCTCATGGACTTCTCTGACACGCCAACTGGCGATTTCGGTCCGCCACCCATGCTCGGCCAGCACAGTCGGGCGATCCTCAGCAGGTTCGGCTGGTCGGAGTCGGAAATCGATGGATTGATTGAGCGCGGCGTTGTCTATCAGGCGGCCGAGGGCGTGCCCTACCCCTGGCCTTTGTAG
- a CDS encoding glucosidase: MSSAESDRLAEARSGAADWRRWGTYLSERAWGTVREDYSADGDAWGYFPFEQARSRAYRWNEDGLAGWCDRDQTICLGLALWNERDAILKERPFGLANEQGNHGEDVKDYWFYTDNLPTHAYASMVYKYPQVAFPYEDLLQVNARRSQAEGEYELFDALKDDWLANRYFDVAVEYAKSTPEDVFCRITVTNRGSQAAPIHVIPQIWYRNTWDWEVDAVAPTISLERPGVAFTRHEVTGERWIFVQSDAGSTPEFLFCNNQTNAHLLFGSKNSSAHVKDGINDRVVNGKLNATNSDSGSKLGLHIKEVIAAGESLTVTVHFATADLQLPFDDADQVFAARRAEADAFYSELASPDLSTDERLVQRQALAGLLWCKQFYHYAVRRWLEGDPTQPTPPAERWEGRNADWQHLINKDVILMPDAWEYPWYAAWDLAFHCVSLAMIDPDLAKEQVLLLLSSYCQHPHGQIPAYEWEFGDTNPPVHAWATWQVYQLDRQAKGHGDADFLKAAYRSITLDVMWWLNQKDDKNRGVFGGGFLGMDNIGVFDRDQPLPTGGNLAQIDGTSWMATLVLQMLEITVELARIDTGYDRMFGRWVWDGWLIASAIEKGAGNISFWNERTNFYHDVIEFPDGSAQSLEVFSMQSMVPLFASISIPLTAEGELREIAERMEVLKEAYGGPAVSLRAMGGDGTHVLIALVHEERLAAILDRLVDPDQFFSPYGVRSLSKAHQANPYTYHANGHAYEVAYMPAESSTRMFGGNSNWRGPIWFPMNFFLLQSLNAYARFLGDTFTVPDPDGSGQEVTLAEVGDILANRLSSIFVRDDLGRRAVLGDNDYFQQDPYWRDLVPFYEYFDGDDGHGLGASHQTGWTSLVAVLLQYGGNLRFTDFSR; encoded by the coding sequence ATGTCATCTGCTGAAAGCGATCGTCTGGCGGAAGCCCGGTCAGGCGCTGCTGATTGGCGACGCTGGGGGACCTACCTCAGCGAGCGGGCGTGGGGCACGGTCCGTGAGGACTACAGCGCCGACGGCGATGCGTGGGGCTACTTCCCATTCGAGCAGGCTCGAAGTCGGGCCTATCGCTGGAATGAGGACGGTCTGGCTGGTTGGTGCGATCGCGACCAGACCATCTGCCTTGGCCTCGCGCTCTGGAATGAGCGGGACGCCATCTTGAAGGAACGCCCCTTTGGATTGGCAAATGAGCAGGGCAATCACGGCGAGGATGTCAAGGACTACTGGTTCTACACCGACAATCTGCCAACCCATGCCTATGCCTCGATGGTCTACAAGTACCCACAGGTGGCCTTCCCCTACGAGGATCTTCTCCAGGTCAATGCGCGGCGCAGCCAGGCCGAAGGCGAGTACGAGCTCTTCGATGCGCTGAAGGATGACTGGCTTGCCAATCGCTATTTCGATGTGGCAGTCGAATATGCCAAGTCCACCCCCGAGGATGTCTTCTGCCGCATCACCGTGACCAACCGTGGCTCGCAGGCAGCGCCGATCCACGTCATTCCGCAGATCTGGTACCGCAACACCTGGGATTGGGAAGTTGACGCGGTTGCGCCCACGATCAGCCTGGAGCGACCAGGGGTTGCATTCACACGCCACGAGGTCACCGGTGAGCGGTGGATCTTCGTGCAAAGCGATGCAGGTTCAACCCCAGAGTTCCTCTTCTGCAACAACCAGACCAACGCCCACCTCTTGTTTGGCTCCAAGAACTCCAGCGCACACGTCAAGGATGGAATCAACGATCGAGTCGTGAACGGCAAGCTCAATGCCACCAACAGCGACTCCGGATCAAAACTCGGACTGCACATCAAAGAGGTCATCGCGGCGGGGGAGTCGCTGACCGTCACCGTGCACTTTGCCACTGCAGATCTGCAGCTGCCCTTTGATGATGCAGATCAGGTGTTCGCCGCGAGGCGAGCCGAGGCTGACGCGTTCTATTCAGAGCTGGCAAGCCCCGATCTCAGCACTGACGAGCGACTCGTGCAACGACAGGCGCTGGCGGGCTTGCTGTGGTGCAAGCAGTTCTACCACTATGCCGTGCGTCGATGGCTTGAAGGAGATCCAACGCAGCCAACCCCGCCCGCTGAACGTTGGGAGGGCCGCAACGCCGACTGGCAGCATCTGATCAACAAGGACGTCATCTTGATGCCGGACGCGTGGGAGTACCCCTGGTATGCCGCCTGGGATCTTGCCTTCCACTGCGTGAGCCTTGCGATGATCGATCCAGACCTGGCCAAGGAGCAGGTGCTCCTGCTGTTGAGTTCCTACTGCCAGCACCCTCACGGACAGATTCCCGCCTACGAATGGGAGTTCGGCGACACCAATCCACCGGTGCATGCGTGGGCCACCTGGCAGGTCTATCAATTGGACAGACAGGCCAAGGGCCATGGCGATGCGGACTTCCTCAAGGCTGCCTATCGCTCCATCACCTTGGACGTGATGTGGTGGCTGAACCAGAAGGATGACAAGAACCGGGGCGTATTCGGCGGCGGCTTCCTGGGCATGGACAACATTGGTGTCTTTGATCGTGATCAGCCATTACCGACCGGCGGCAATCTGGCTCAGATCGACGGCACATCGTGGATGGCAACGCTCGTCCTGCAGATGCTGGAGATCACCGTGGAGTTGGCTCGCATCGACACGGGCTATGACCGGATGTTCGGCAGATGGGTCTGGGATGGCTGGTTGATTGCCAGTGCCATCGAAAAGGGGGCTGGGAACATCAGCTTCTGGAATGAGCGCACGAACTTCTATCACGACGTGATCGAGTTTCCCGATGGCTCTGCTCAATCGCTTGAAGTCTTCTCGATGCAGTCGATGGTGCCGCTGTTCGCGTCAATTTCGATTCCACTGACTGCTGAAGGTGAGTTGCGGGAGATCGCCGAGCGGATGGAAGTCCTCAAGGAGGCCTACGGGGGACCAGCAGTCAGCCTGCGGGCGATGGGCGGAGACGGCACGCACGTGTTGATCGCACTGGTACATGAAGAACGACTTGCCGCGATCTTGGACCGCTTGGTAGATCCCGATCAGTTCTTCTCGCCCTACGGCGTTCGTTCATTGTCGAAGGCGCACCAAGCCAATCCGTACACCTATCACGCAAACGGCCATGCCTATGAAGTCGCGTATATGCCGGCCGAATCCTCAACTCGGATGTTTGGCGGCAATTCCAACTGGCGAGGTCCGATCTGGTTCCCGATGAATTTCTTCCTGCTCCAGTCCTTGAACGCCTACGCACGTTTCCTGGGTGACACCTTCACGGTGCCCGATCCTGACGGCTCCGGACAAGAGGTCACCCTTGCCGAAGTTGGCGACATTCTCGCCAACCGGCTCTCATCAATCTTCGTTCGTGATGACCTTGGCCGGCGGGCAGTGTTGGGCGACAACGACTACTTCCAGCAGGACCCTTACTGGCGCGATCTCGTGCCGTTCTACGAATACTTCGATGGCGACGATGGCCATGGGCTGGGCGCCAGTCACCAGACTGGTTGGACTTCGCTGGTGGCTGTCCTACTGCAGTACGGCGGAAATCTCAGATTTACCGACTTCTCGCGATGA
- a CDS encoding cupin domain-containing protein, with amino-acid sequence MSAEGVHASGAPGLDLTWVQGPTTNDELDVGVVKVAAGAQTPAHSHHKGQVIVGVSGQGFVELDGERVVVNQGDVVICPAGEYHVHGAAAEQSWEHLTITTGTHGGAPAQ; translated from the coding sequence TTGAGCGCCGAAGGTGTGCATGCATCTGGCGCCCCAGGTCTTGACCTGACGTGGGTTCAAGGCCCCACCACCAACGATGAATTGGATGTTGGTGTTGTGAAAGTCGCAGCCGGCGCTCAGACACCTGCACACAGCCATCACAAGGGACAAGTCATTGTCGGTGTTTCTGGGCAGGGATTTGTTGAACTGGACGGTGAACGTGTCGTGGTGAATCAGGGCGATGTGGTGATCTGTCCGGCTGGGGAGTATCACGTGCACGGTGCTGCAGCCGAGCAGAGCTGGGAGCACCTGACAATCACAACTGGCACTCACGGTGGCGCTCCGGCTCAGTAG